Proteins from one Amycolatopsis benzoatilytica AK 16/65 genomic window:
- a CDS encoding cation diffusion facilitator family transporter translates to MSQTGHGHGHADGHGTGHGHGHGHTDGEGHGHGHGHGHDAAAGLLPKLWHHVKHAVTPHSHDSADRLDNALETSKRGIRALTWSFAALFGTAVVQLSLVAVTGSVALLGDTIHNFADALTALPLGIAFLLGRRAASRRYTYGLGRAEDLAGVVVVLIIAGSAVLAAYEAIDRLLNPRPVQQLWVLAAAGFVGFVGNELVARYRITVGREIGSAALVADGLHARTDGFTSLAVVLGAVGVALGIPAADPVIGLLITVAILFVLRDAAKEVFRRLMDAVDPATVELAEQTAHAAPGVRGVRDVRMRWIGHSLRAELAIQVGNTLTVEEAHGLAHDLERRLIDSVPRLTAAVVHVEPVVGAETAHA, encoded by the coding sequence ATGTCGCAGACTGGGCACGGCCACGGGCATGCCGACGGCCACGGCACCGGTCACGGGCATGGCCACGGGCACACGGATGGCGAAGGACACGGCCACGGGCATGGCCACGGCCACGACGCGGCTGCCGGACTGCTGCCGAAGCTGTGGCACCACGTCAAACACGCCGTCACCCCGCACAGCCATGACAGCGCGGACCGCCTGGACAACGCCCTGGAAACCAGCAAGCGCGGCATCCGCGCCCTGACCTGGTCCTTCGCCGCACTGTTCGGGACCGCCGTCGTCCAGTTGAGCCTGGTCGCGGTCACCGGCTCGGTGGCGCTGCTCGGCGACACCATCCACAACTTCGCCGACGCCCTCACCGCGCTTCCGCTGGGCATCGCGTTCCTCCTCGGCCGCCGCGCGGCGAGCCGTCGCTACACCTATGGGCTCGGCCGGGCCGAGGACCTGGCCGGCGTCGTCGTGGTCCTGATCATCGCCGGTTCGGCCGTGCTGGCCGCGTACGAGGCGATCGACCGGCTGCTGAACCCTCGGCCGGTGCAGCAGCTGTGGGTGCTGGCCGCGGCCGGGTTCGTCGGGTTCGTCGGCAACGAACTGGTGGCCCGGTACCGGATCACGGTCGGCAGGGAGATCGGTTCGGCGGCGCTGGTCGCGGACGGCCTGCACGCCCGGACCGACGGGTTCACGTCGCTCGCGGTGGTGCTCGGCGCGGTCGGCGTCGCCCTCGGTATCCCGGCCGCCGACCCGGTGATCGGCCTGCTGATCACCGTCGCGATCCTGTTCGTCCTGCGCGACGCGGCGAAGGAAGTCTTCCGGCGGCTGATGGACGCGGTCGATCCGGCGACCGTCGAACTCGCCGAACAGACCGCGCACGCCGCGCCGGGCGTGCGCGGGGTGCGGGACGTGCGGATGCGCTGGATCGGCCACAGCCTGCGCGCCGAGCTGGCCATCCAGGTCGGCAACACGCTCACCGTCGAGGAAGCGCACGGGCTGGCGCACGACCTGGAACGCCGTCTGATCGACTCGGTTCCCCGGCTGACCGCCGCGGTGGTGCACGTCGAACCAGTGGTCGGCGCGGAAACCGCGCACGCCTAG
- a CDS encoding DUF2180 family protein — protein sequence MRCLDCRVNGQDRPAVGICTNCGAAVCEQCVRIGRQETSHVTGFSSADLSLTETRQLACPECAAALSAQHSHEYRFKPIGAS from the coding sequence ATGCGCTGTCTTGATTGCCGTGTCAACGGACAAGACCGTCCCGCTGTCGGGATCTGCACCAACTGCGGTGCCGCCGTGTGCGAGCAGTGCGTGCGGATCGGCCGGCAGGAGACGTCGCACGTCACCGGATTCAGCTCGGCCGACCTGTCGCTCACCGAAACCCGGCAGCTGGCTTGCCCGGAATGCGCGGCCGCGCTTTCCGCGCAGCATTCGCACGAGTACCGGTTCAAGCCGATCGGCGCTTCCTGA
- a CDS encoding amidohydrolase: MSAPETAQIVTAGRIAAMAGAEPPAFAIRGERVVAHGSVADLRREFRSAEVHDFGSATVVPGFNDAHQHATICAAQSLQVDLSPARIRSTADLETALRAQAAATPRGDWIIGCGYDPFRSNGGRDLTRAELDAACPDHPVLVVHVTLHAGAVNSAGLALAGFTDTSEPPPGGHLGRDAAGRLDGVVHDQALYDLAFPAFTPNPTVIAEPDTATLAAAFTRHARELHAAGITSIGEALVGPTEWRTLSHLCEQGQLTLRVNALAAYDHFDYFRAQAEPGPRLRLGGVKTFADGAVNGGTCLVEQPIEGTDSHGLERVTAAELTDIVRHVHDAGWRACVHANGDRAIRRVLDAVEQAQTARPRPDPRHRIEHCSIIDDEILSRMRALGMVAVPFANYAAAHGDKLAQFYGAERVERMFAHRSMLEAGVAVAGSSDHPCGPFEPLFALRSCVTRRAPDGNLFGPSQRIPVEAALGLYTTGAAYASGEEAVKGQLAPGFLADFAVLGEDPFTADPERLDRVPVRETWVGGERVWP, from the coding sequence GTGTCCGCACCGGAAACCGCCCAGATAGTCACCGCCGGCCGCATCGCAGCGATGGCCGGCGCCGAGCCCCCCGCGTTCGCGATCCGCGGCGAACGGGTAGTCGCGCACGGCAGCGTCGCCGATCTGCGGCGGGAGTTCCGTTCGGCCGAAGTGCACGATTTCGGCTCCGCGACAGTGGTCCCTGGCTTCAACGACGCCCACCAGCACGCGACGATCTGCGCCGCTCAGTCCCTTCAGGTCGACCTCTCCCCCGCCCGGATCCGCTCCACGGCCGACCTCGAAACCGCCCTGCGCGCCCAAGCCGCCGCCACCCCGCGCGGCGACTGGATCATCGGCTGCGGCTACGACCCTTTCCGCAGCAATGGCGGCCGCGACCTCACCCGGGCCGAGCTGGACGCCGCCTGCCCCGACCACCCGGTGCTGGTCGTGCACGTGACCCTGCACGCCGGGGCGGTCAACTCCGCAGGACTGGCGCTGGCCGGCTTCACCGACACGAGCGAACCCCCGCCCGGCGGCCACCTGGGCCGCGACGCGGCCGGCCGCTTGGACGGCGTCGTGCACGACCAAGCCCTCTACGACCTGGCCTTCCCGGCCTTCACGCCGAACCCGACTGTCATCGCGGAGCCCGACACCGCGACGCTGGCCGCCGCCTTCACCCGGCACGCTCGCGAGCTGCACGCCGCCGGGATCACGTCCATCGGCGAAGCCCTCGTCGGCCCGACCGAATGGCGCACCCTGAGCCACCTGTGCGAGCAGGGCCAGCTGACCCTCCGCGTCAACGCGCTGGCCGCCTACGACCACTTCGACTACTTCCGCGCCCAGGCCGAGCCCGGTCCCCGGCTGCGCCTCGGCGGCGTGAAAACCTTCGCCGACGGCGCCGTCAACGGCGGCACCTGCCTGGTGGAACAGCCCATCGAAGGCACCGACAGCCACGGCCTGGAACGGGTCACCGCCGCCGAACTGACCGACATCGTGCGCCACGTCCACGACGCCGGCTGGCGAGCCTGCGTGCACGCCAACGGCGACCGCGCGATCCGGCGGGTCCTGGACGCCGTCGAGCAGGCGCAGACCGCCCGGCCCCGGCCGGACCCGCGCCACCGCATCGAGCACTGCTCGATCATCGACGACGAGATCCTGTCCCGGATGCGTGCGCTCGGCATGGTCGCCGTGCCGTTCGCGAACTATGCGGCCGCGCACGGCGACAAGCTGGCCCAGTTCTACGGCGCAGAGCGAGTGGAACGCATGTTCGCGCACCGGTCGATGCTCGAGGCGGGAGTCGCGGTGGCGGGTTCGTCCGACCATCCGTGCGGCCCGTTCGAGCCGTTGTTCGCGCTGCGCAGCTGCGTCACCCGGCGCGCCCCGGATGGGAACCTGTTCGGGCCCTCGCAGCGGATCCCGGTGGAGGCGGCGCTGGGCCTGTACACCACCGGAGCCGCTTACGCCTCCGGCGAAGAGGCGGTGAAGGGGCAGCTCGCCCCGGGGTTCCTGGCGGATTTCGCGGTGCTGGGCGAAGATCCGTTCACCGCCGACCCGGAGCGGCTGGACCGGGTGCCGGTGCGGGAGACTTGGGTCGGAGGCGAACGCGTCTGGCCCTGA
- a CDS encoding nitroreductase family deazaflavin-dependent oxidoreductase, with translation MGRFSLPAQAPRGLDSPATAKIMKLMARIQVKAFTLTNGRVGSTWRIGAGFRAPVPTLLLEHRGRKSGRLFTTPLLYLDSGDQLIVVASQGGLPKHPQWYFNLLADPETHVHLKGRRNVPVTARVAAADERRELWPRVVDLYADFAKYQEWTDREIPVVVLTVR, from the coding sequence ATGGGACGCTTTTCTTTGCCCGCGCAGGCACCGCGGGGCCTGGACTCGCCAGCGACCGCGAAAATAATGAAGCTGATGGCCCGAATCCAGGTCAAGGCGTTCACGCTGACCAACGGCCGGGTCGGCAGCACCTGGCGGATCGGCGCGGGCTTCCGCGCTCCGGTGCCGACGCTGCTGCTGGAACATCGCGGACGCAAGTCCGGCCGCCTTTTCACCACCCCGCTGCTGTACCTGGATTCCGGGGACCAGCTGATCGTGGTGGCTTCCCAGGGCGGTCTGCCCAAGCATCCGCAGTGGTATTTCAACCTGCTCGCGGATCCCGAGACGCATGTTCACCTCAAGGGCCGCCGCAACGTCCCGGTGACGGCGCGGGTCGCGGCGGCGGACGAGCGCCGCGAACTTTGGCCCCGCGTGGTGGATCTGTACGCCGACTTCGCCAAGTACCAGGAGTGGACCGATCGCGAGATCCCGGTCGTGGTGCTCACCGTGCGCTGA
- a CDS encoding pyridoxamine 5'-phosphate oxidase family protein gives MGTNQRTQVEMTAGEVSDYLACQRTATLVSLGAGGHPHAVAMWFAVLDGVLWFETKAKAQKAVNLRRDPRVTVLIEDGLTYDTLRGVSLEGRAEVVDDPDALWAVGVGIWQRYHGEYTDEAKPMVEFMLRKRVAVRVDVERVRSWDHRKLGLGPMPLAGSTAVHYPQPPTR, from the coding sequence ATGGGAACAAATCAGCGAACGCAAGTCGAGATGACCGCCGGCGAGGTGTCGGACTACCTCGCGTGCCAGCGCACCGCGACACTGGTGTCGCTCGGCGCGGGCGGGCATCCGCACGCGGTCGCGATGTGGTTCGCAGTCCTCGACGGCGTGCTGTGGTTCGAAACGAAAGCCAAGGCGCAGAAGGCCGTCAACCTCCGACGCGATCCGCGCGTCACGGTCCTGATCGAAGACGGGCTGACCTACGACACCCTGCGCGGCGTCTCTCTGGAAGGACGCGCCGAGGTGGTCGACGACCCGGACGCGCTCTGGGCCGTGGGAGTCGGCATCTGGCAGCGCTATCACGGCGAGTACACCGACGAAGCGAAACCGATGGTGGAATTCATGCTTCGGAAGCGCGTTGCGGTCCGAGTCGACGTGGAACGGGTCCGTTCCTGGGACCACCGCAAACTCGGCCTGGGCCCGATGCCGCTCGCCGGGTCGACCGCCGTGCACTACCCGCAGCCGCCGACCCGATAG
- a CDS encoding TetR/AcrR family transcriptional regulator, with the protein MGTEAARLPGTRGTATEQRLIAAAERLFAEHGVGSVSLRTVMQAARTNVAAIHYHFGSKEGLLDAVLRSRLDQVTGERNAVLREFPEQDITARELARAYVQPVVAVLESGGECWIRLVGQLLTAGGDGLGSVADSFFERNAAFVALLERLNPGVPRRTLDFRLSQAMTVTLNVLGDVGRTRRLHGPDAADWTVSEIVDALIDVVTSVIAA; encoded by the coding sequence ATGGGCACCGAAGCCGCACGCCTCCCCGGCACTCGCGGGACGGCGACCGAACAGCGGCTCATCGCCGCCGCCGAACGGCTTTTCGCCGAGCACGGCGTCGGCTCGGTGTCCCTGCGCACCGTCATGCAGGCAGCGCGAACGAACGTCGCGGCGATCCACTACCACTTCGGCTCCAAAGAAGGGCTGCTCGACGCGGTCCTGCGCAGCCGTCTCGACCAGGTGACCGGCGAGCGGAACGCGGTGCTGCGCGAATTCCCGGAGCAGGACATCACCGCCCGCGAGCTGGCCCGCGCGTACGTGCAGCCGGTGGTCGCGGTGCTGGAGTCCGGCGGCGAATGCTGGATCCGCCTGGTCGGCCAGCTGCTGACCGCCGGCGGCGATGGGCTGGGCTCGGTCGCCGACTCGTTCTTCGAGCGCAACGCCGCGTTCGTCGCACTGCTGGAGCGGCTCAACCCGGGAGTCCCGCGGCGGACGCTGGACTTCCGGCTGTCACAGGCGATGACGGTGACTCTGAACGTCCTCGGCGACGTCGGCCGCACTCGCCGCTTGCACGGTCCGGACGCGGCCGATTGGACCGTGTCCGAGATCGTCGATGCCCTCATCGACGTCGTGACCTCCGTAATCGCCGCCTGA
- a CDS encoding phosphocholine-specific phospholipase C — protein sequence MRGVTHVNRRRFLQLAGGTAATSLLSASIARAAEIAPAGRTGTIRDIEHVVVLMQENRSFDHFFGTLRGVRGYGDPRPVTLPSGKPVWYQSDGKRDILPFRPDADNLGLKFIQDLPHGWNDTHAAWNGGNYDKWVPAKGSTTMAYLTRDDIPFHYALADAFTVCDAYHCSFMGSTDPNRYYLWTGYTGNDGQGGGPVLGNDEAGYSWTTYPERLEKAGVSWKIYQDVGDGLTAAGGWGWIQDAYRGNYGDNSLLYFKQYQNAQPGEPLYEKARTGTNAKQGQSFFDVLARDVKADRLPQVSWIVAPEAFCEHPNWPVNYGAYYLSQVLDALTANPEVWSKTALLITYDENDGFFDHVVPPYPVAGQSTVDTKGELYAGSAAHPAGVYGLGQRVPMLVVSPWSKGGWVCSETFDHTSVIRFLETRFGVQEPNISPWRRAVCGDLTSAFDFGRTDRTVPTLPDTSGYVPPDHSRHPDYVPAVPAQQSLPPQESGLRPARPLGYDLAADAVHVASKLQVTFASRGSLGAGFYVTTPGGAPQTYTVGPGRTLVGSLAVPATGYDYTVHGPNGFYRRFAGAVSGVEVVAHHDRTGQLRLELINGTAKPVRLTLRNGYDKGSASTRVVRPGAHQTATFGGGDSHHWYDVAITSDHDPTFVRRVAGHVEDGRPSASDPATITG from the coding sequence ATGCGCGGCGTGACTCACGTGAACCGCAGACGATTCCTGCAGCTGGCCGGCGGCACCGCGGCGACTTCGCTGCTCTCGGCCAGCATCGCCCGCGCGGCGGAGATCGCGCCGGCCGGTCGCACCGGCACGATCCGCGACATCGAGCACGTAGTGGTGCTGATGCAAGAAAATCGATCGTTCGATCATTTCTTCGGCACGCTCCGCGGCGTCCGCGGCTACGGCGACCCGCGCCCGGTCACGCTGCCCAGCGGCAAGCCGGTCTGGTACCAGTCGGACGGCAAGCGCGACATCCTGCCCTTCCGCCCCGACGCGGACAACCTGGGCCTGAAGTTCATCCAGGACCTGCCGCACGGCTGGAACGATACGCACGCGGCGTGGAACGGGGGCAACTACGACAAGTGGGTGCCGGCCAAGGGCAGCACCACGATGGCGTACCTGACCCGGGACGATATCCCGTTCCACTACGCGCTCGCCGACGCGTTCACCGTGTGCGACGCCTACCACTGCTCGTTCATGGGCTCGACCGACCCGAACCGCTACTACCTGTGGACCGGATACACCGGCAACGACGGGCAGGGCGGCGGCCCGGTGCTGGGCAACGACGAGGCCGGCTACTCGTGGACGACCTACCCCGAGCGACTGGAAAAGGCCGGCGTCTCGTGGAAGATCTACCAGGACGTCGGGGACGGCCTGACCGCCGCCGGCGGCTGGGGCTGGATCCAGGACGCCTACCGCGGCAACTACGGCGACAATTCCCTGCTGTATTTCAAGCAGTACCAGAATGCTCAGCCGGGCGAGCCGCTGTACGAGAAGGCGCGCACCGGAACGAACGCCAAGCAAGGTCAGAGTTTCTTCGACGTCCTGGCCCGCGACGTGAAGGCGGACCGGCTGCCCCAGGTGTCATGGATCGTGGCCCCCGAAGCGTTCTGCGAGCACCCCAACTGGCCGGTCAACTACGGCGCCTACTACCTCTCCCAGGTGCTGGACGCGCTCACCGCCAACCCGGAGGTGTGGAGCAAGACCGCGCTGCTGATCACCTACGACGAGAACGACGGGTTCTTCGACCACGTCGTGCCGCCGTACCCGGTCGCCGGACAGTCCACGGTGGACACCAAGGGGGAGCTTTACGCCGGTTCCGCCGCGCACCCGGCCGGGGTGTACGGCCTGGGCCAGCGGGTGCCGATGCTGGTCGTCTCGCCGTGGAGCAAGGGCGGCTGGGTGTGCTCGGAGACCTTCGACCACACGTCGGTCATCCGGTTCCTGGAGACGCGGTTCGGGGTGCAGGAACCGAACATCTCGCCGTGGCGTCGCGCCGTGTGCGGCGACCTCACGTCGGCGTTCGACTTCGGCCGCACCGACCGCACCGTGCCGACGCTGCCGGACACCTCCGGCTACGTCCCGCCGGACCACAGCCGCCACCCGGACTACGTGCCCGCCGTGCCCGCGCAGCAGTCGTTGCCGCCGCAGGAATCCGGGCTGCGTCCGGCTCGTCCGCTGGGCTACGACCTGGCTGCGGACGCTGTGCATGTCGCGTCCAAGCTCCAGGTCACCTTCGCCAGCCGCGGCAGCCTCGGCGCCGGGTTCTACGTCACTACGCCCGGCGGTGCACCGCAGACCTACACGGTCGGACCCGGCCGGACCCTCGTCGGCTCGCTCGCTGTGCCTGCGACCGGCTACGACTACACGGTGCACGGCCCGAATGGCTTCTACCGCCGATTCGCCGGTGCGGTGTCCGGCGTCGAAGTGGTTGCGCACCACGACCGCACTGGCCAGCTGCGGCTGGAGCTGATCAACGGGACCGCCAAGCCGGTTCGCCTGACGCTGCGGAACGGCTACGACAAGGGCAGCGCGTCGACGCGGGTCGTGCGGCCGGGCGCGCACCAAACGGCGACGTTCGGCGGCGGCGACAGCCACCACTGGTACGACGTCGCGATCACCTCCGACCACGACCCGACGTTCGTCCGCCGCGTCGCGGGGCACGTCGAGGACGGCCGCCCCAGCGCCAGCGACCCGGCCACGATCACCGGGTGA
- a CDS encoding GlsB/YeaQ/YmgE family stress response membrane protein — protein MTVTGIISALAVGLVIGALGRLVVPGKQRIPIWLTIVIGIIAAFAGSAIARSAGYANTPGFDWLELLTQVVLAAVGVSIVAGTYGRRRKLFR, from the coding sequence ATGACTGTCACCGGAATTATCAGCGCACTCGCGGTCGGTTTGGTGATCGGCGCGCTGGGCCGCCTCGTGGTTCCCGGCAAACAACGCATCCCCATCTGGCTGACGATCGTCATCGGCATCATCGCGGCGTTCGCGGGCAGCGCCATCGCCCGCAGCGCCGGATATGCCAACACGCCAGGATTCGACTGGCTGGAACTGCTGACACAGGTCGTGCTCGCCGCCGTCGGTGTTTCCATCGTGGCGGGCACGTACGGCAGGCGACGCAAACTGTTCCGGTAA
- a CDS encoding gas vesicle protein K, whose protein sequence is MDENRLNADPETAERSLVSLVLTVVELLRELMERQALRRVDRGDLGQDKVEQIGLTLMRLDERMEELCAHFDLERRELNLDLGPLGSLLPEE, encoded by the coding sequence ATGGATGAAAACCGGCTCAACGCCGATCCGGAGACCGCGGAACGCAGCTTGGTCAGCTTGGTGCTGACGGTGGTCGAACTGCTGCGCGAGCTCATGGAACGTCAAGCCCTGCGCCGGGTCGACCGCGGCGATCTGGGGCAGGACAAGGTCGAGCAGATCGGCCTGACCCTGATGCGCCTCGACGAACGCATGGAAGAGCTTTGCGCCCATTTCGACCTGGAGCGCCGGGAACTGAATCTCGATCTCGGACCGCTCGGTTCGCTGCTGCCCGAGGAATAG
- a CDS encoding gas vesicle protein — MTAPAREIALVDLLDRVLAGGVVVSGEITLAIADVDLVHISLRTLVTSVSALRHG, encoded by the coding sequence ATGACCGCACCGGCACGCGAGATCGCATTGGTCGATCTGCTCGACCGGGTGCTGGCCGGCGGCGTGGTGGTCAGTGGGGAAATAACCCTCGCGATCGCCGACGTGGATCTCGTGCACATTTCTCTGCGTACCCTCGTCACGTCCGTCTCGGCGTTGCGCCATGGATGA
- a CDS encoding GvpL/GvpF family gas vesicle protein: MPADGLWLYGVTRAANRLETPGVAGETPRTVTAAGLTATVGDVPLDLFGADALQRDLEDLDWLAAVARAHDAVIVALAEQGPVAPVRLATVYRDDESVRSAVEARSGQFSRTLDRVSGRTEWGVKAFLTAAPDPPAPAASSGVAYLTRRRNALAARETRHQQASDEVRRLHLALCELSAESRTHAPQSRALTADDRPMVLNAAYLVDNRESARFADTVAQWRSQALAVQLTGPWPPYSFSALDEQ, encoded by the coding sequence ATGCCCGCTGACGGTCTCTGGCTGTACGGCGTGACCCGCGCGGCCAATCGCCTCGAAACGCCCGGAGTCGCCGGCGAGACCCCGCGAACCGTGACCGCGGCCGGACTGACAGCGACAGTCGGAGACGTGCCGCTGGACTTGTTCGGCGCGGACGCGCTGCAGCGAGACCTCGAAGACCTCGACTGGCTGGCCGCGGTCGCCCGCGCCCACGACGCGGTCATCGTCGCGCTGGCCGAGCAAGGACCCGTGGCGCCGGTCCGGCTCGCGACCGTTTACCGCGACGACGAATCGGTGCGTTCCGCTGTGGAAGCGCGGTCCGGGCAGTTCTCGCGGACGCTGGATCGCGTATCCGGTCGGACCGAATGGGGGGTGAAAGCGTTCCTGACCGCCGCGCCGGATCCTCCGGCTCCCGCTGCGAGCTCCGGCGTCGCCTATCTCACACGGCGCCGAAACGCACTGGCCGCAAGGGAAACTCGGCACCAACAAGCGTCCGACGAAGTGCGTCGGCTCCACCTCGCGCTGTGCGAGCTGTCCGCCGAATCCCGCACGCATGCGCCGCAGAGCCGCGCGCTGACCGCGGACGATCGGCCAATGGTGCTCAACGCCGCGTACCTGGTCGACAACCGGGAAAGCGCCCGCTTCGCCGACACCGTCGCACAGTGGCGGAGCCAGGCACTGGCCGTGCAGCTGACCGGTCCGTGGCCACCGTATTCGTTTTCGGCTTTGGACGAGCAATGA
- the gvpJ gene encoding gas vesicle protein GvpJ, producing MVSGQPVIASEGGLGTAGGQPANLGDILERVLDKGLVIAGDIQVNLLDIELLTIKLRLVVASLETAREVGIDWWENDPWLTGNQNKLQEENRQLRDRIAALEAGSGEDGGDHAR from the coding sequence ATGGTCTCGGGGCAGCCGGTCATCGCGTCGGAGGGCGGTCTTGGCACCGCGGGCGGACAGCCCGCGAACCTCGGCGACATCCTCGAACGCGTCCTGGACAAGGGACTCGTGATCGCCGGCGACATCCAGGTCAATCTGCTCGACATCGAACTGCTGACGATCAAGCTGCGGCTGGTGGTCGCGTCTCTCGAGACCGCTCGCGAGGTCGGCATCGACTGGTGGGAAAACGATCCGTGGCTGACCGGCAATCAGAACAAGCTGCAGGAGGAGAACCGGCAGCTGCGCGACCGGATCGCGGCGCTGGAAGCCGGGTCCGGCGAGGACGGAGGCGATCATGCCCGCTGA
- the gvpO gene encoding gas vesicle protein GvpO, translated as MMAASEQASSSTRDAMVASKAAAAAVRQLDELIASEPAGVTSVEPLEDGWLVEVEVTEEHRIPSSSDLLALYEIELDREGDLTAFRRTKRYARGKPGTGDGRS; from the coding sequence ATGATGGCCGCGTCCGAGCAAGCCAGCTCCTCGACGCGTGATGCGATGGTCGCGTCGAAGGCGGCTGCCGCTGCGGTGCGCCAGCTCGACGAGCTGATCGCCAGCGAGCCGGCGGGCGTTACGTCGGTCGAGCCGCTGGAGGACGGCTGGCTCGTGGAGGTGGAGGTGACCGAGGAGCACCGCATCCCGTCCTCGTCCGACCTGCTGGCCCTCTACGAGATCGAGCTGGACCGCGAGGGCGACCTGACCGCGTTCCGGCGCACGAAACGCTACGCGCGCGGGAAACCGGGCACTGGCGACGGGAGGAGCTGA
- a CDS encoding gas vesicle protein GvpG — MGLLSGIAGLPLAPLRGVLALGELIRRRVDQELRAPASVRHELEAAEEARAAGEISSEEEAERQNEVLARLTVPSPRQSAEGEEGDDR; from the coding sequence ATGGGTCTGCTTTCCGGTATCGCGGGCCTGCCGCTCGCGCCCCTGCGCGGGGTGCTCGCCCTTGGCGAGCTGATCCGCCGCCGAGTCGACCAGGAACTGCGCGCCCCCGCCTCGGTCCGGCACGAACTCGAGGCGGCCGAGGAGGCGCGCGCGGCCGGTGAGATCTCGAGCGAGGAGGAGGCCGAGAGGCAGAACGAGGTGCTTGCCCGCCTGACCGTGCCCTCGCCGCGGCAGTCCGCTGAGGGCGAAGAAGGAGATGACCGATGA
- a CDS encoding GvpL/GvpF family gas vesicle protein has protein sequence MSTDTRAGTAVYVYGVVPADVEVDAETRGVGDPPAPVTTIRSGPVAAIVSEIPVDAPLGRPEDLSAHASLLDAVAAELPVLPLRFGAVVTDEQAVAEELLEANRDDFTTALDQLEGKAEYIVRGRYEERAILREVLSGDDRMAELAKAIRGKPEDATRSERMELGEQISRTIEAKRAEDTQRVAEALAEIAVQAAPREPTHEEEAVHLAVLAETARQAELEEAVGELANEWEGRVQVRLLGPLAAYDFVVTRTPE, from the coding sequence ATGAGTACCGACACCCGGGCCGGCACCGCGGTGTATGTCTACGGCGTTGTTCCCGCCGACGTTGAGGTCGACGCCGAGACCCGCGGAGTCGGCGATCCGCCGGCTCCGGTCACGACCATCCGCAGTGGGCCGGTCGCCGCGATAGTGAGCGAGATCCCGGTCGACGCTCCGCTCGGCCGGCCCGAGGACCTGTCGGCACACGCCAGCCTGCTCGACGCGGTCGCCGCCGAACTTCCCGTGCTGCCGCTGCGGTTCGGCGCTGTGGTCACCGACGAACAGGCGGTCGCCGAGGAACTTCTCGAAGCGAATCGCGACGACTTCACGACCGCGCTCGACCAGCTCGAGGGCAAGGCGGAGTACATCGTCAGGGGGCGCTACGAGGAACGGGCCATCCTGCGCGAGGTGTTGTCCGGCGACGACCGGATGGCGGAACTGGCCAAGGCGATCCGCGGCAAGCCCGAGGACGCCACCCGCAGCGAGCGGATGGAACTCGGGGAGCAGATTTCCCGGACGATCGAGGCCAAGCGTGCCGAAGACACCCAGCGGGTAGCCGAGGCGCTCGCCGAGATCGCGGTGCAAGCCGCGCCGCGCGAGCCGACACACGAAGAAGAAGCCGTGCACCTCGCCGTGCTGGCGGAGACCGCGCGGCAAGCTGAGCTGGAAGAAGCGGTCGGCGAGCTGGCGAACGAATGGGAAGGCCGGGTGCAGGTCCGGCTGCTCGGCCCGCTGGCGGCCTACGACTTCGTCGTGACGCGGACGCCGGAGTAA
- the gvpJ gene encoding gas vesicle protein GvpJ: protein MTTAVQPSGGGGGFDRPSSSSLADVVDTILDKGLVIDAYVRVSLVGIELLTVDARVVVASVDTYLRFAEAVNRLDLSDNDQKGLPDLLEDMNSGGAKAKTRGALEAAGDKLQDLLRGGEEEEPASRGRKGR, encoded by the coding sequence ATGACAACCGCCGTGCAACCCTCGGGCGGAGGCGGAGGATTCGACCGGCCGAGCTCGAGCAGCCTCGCCGACGTGGTCGACACGATTCTGGACAAGGGCCTCGTGATCGACGCGTACGTGCGGGTCTCCCTGGTGGGCATCGAACTGCTCACCGTGGACGCGCGAGTCGTCGTGGCCAGCGTCGACACTTACTTGCGATTCGCCGAAGCGGTGAACCGTCTCGACCTCTCCGACAACGATCAGAAGGGCCTGCCGGACCTGCTGGAGGACATGAACTCGGGCGGCGCGAAGGCGAAGACGCGCGGCGCTCTCGAAGCGGCCGGCGACAAGCTGCAGGACCTCCTCCGCGGCGGCGAAGAAGAAGAGCCCGCCAGCCGTGGCCGGAAAGGACGGTGA